taagtgaGTTTTAAAGTAATCACTTATTTACAAAGCAGATAGGATTTGCCTATTAAAAGAAGCTGTGGCCCTTTAATCTGAATCTCTTCCTCCTTCTCATTCAGATACACTCTCTCATTCCCTTGTGGTTTGAACTTTGTAGAGAGTTGAAAGCTTCTGTCTGAATTCTGCTCTATGGATCATCTCCTGCCCTTTCTCACCGTCTCTGTTTCTGCCATCTAGATTCTGATCTGATATTTCTGGTCTGATTTGAGTTTGGTATGTCAGAGTGTCCCTTTTTGGTTTGGTTGGTGGCACTTTTCCTATGGCTGACTGAAGAAACtccactttttttcttttcatattttagagTCATTTCTTGCTTCTGAAAGGCTGAGTTTcccaacaaaattttaattttctgatgTACTTTTGAGCACCGAGGACCCAAACTAAAAACCAAACATATCCTGAATTTAGGAACTTATATGATCAATTCTTTTGAAGTCACTGGCCTAACCTAGTGTGTGATTGGAGTCTGCTTATTTTGAGAAAGTTAGTTCTTGTTGGAATCTGTTTTAGCTGTACTATTTCTGTCAGAATCTTTGTTTTTATTggttataatttttctttattgaacaaattataattattgtgaataatggGGAAGTCCTTGAATCATAGGGATCTGGTTGTCTAGGAGCTATTATTATGCTTCCTAAAATAGCTTTCTAGCCTTGTATATATGGATTATATTCTCAGCATAATAAAACTATAAGATTCTACCCTAAATTATGAGAGTTCTTTTTGCAACTTCCTTAGATTAAGAGGgctttcaaagaaaaaaaatcaattattttcctGATATTCAGCTGAAAAAATGGCAGTAATATAGGTGTGTGTTATTTAGTGATTCCCAATTGGTTTTAGCTTATGGTTATCATAAATGTTTACCCAGAATTACTCAATTGCTTACAGTTGCCATTGCCCTCTGTTTCTCAATGGATGATCCCTTAAGCACTTTGTTCTACAAAATCGTTGTTCCACTTTCATTTTTAGAACATGAATTTACAATCTGGAATTGGTTATTAGATGGAATATACCAGGAGGCATTTCAAAGTTCTTAACTTTAATGATTCATCAAGCTTTAAACGGCCCTATTTTTCCCAAAAATATGtagttttctttatatttacatttattcttttttgGCAGGTGGATCCATTGGAGAAGTTGGATCATGAAGTTGCAGATATTCTTGTGGATATCGCAGAAAATTTTCTAGAGTCTGTGAGTATATTTAGATTTTAGTCTGTGATGGAATTGTTCACTTTTGCAACTTCATAAATTTATGTTGTATCTATATCCTTATTAATGGTAGGgctcactttttttcttttcagctAAGTACATTATTTTGACCCATATAAATCAACGGTCAGATGTTTTAATTCTTCAGAACTACAAGGATTAACCTAGTGTTAGAGAATTCCTTTCTTCTGTGTGTTCTGTTTGTATATAAAACTAAGGCTTTTATGgatgtattttttgaaaataaataacaatacaGAAAAGACATGTTCTTAGAGGATGCTTTCTTGTGAACATTGATTATGATTCTTTTGTTTTACTCTCATTTTTTGTTGGTACTTTCCCAACGTAATTTGCTAGGAGTTGTTTTATGAATTCCTTTTTGTTGATAATGATTAATTTCTTTAGAAATGAATTATGTTCTCAATTGCTCTCGGTCTTCTTTTAGATAATTTTCTTATCCTAGTTTTTAACTCTGTAGGTTGTTTCAATAATGTTCATTCTTTTATGGTTTCTTTAAATAGATAATCAGGTCTGGTTGTTCATTGGCCAAGCATAGGAAATCAACAACTTTGGAGGCGAAGGACATACTTCTCCATCTTGGTTAGTTACTAAAACTTCTGTTCTCAGATTTTATTGTCTGCAGATTTCACGTCTAATGCTATAATGCTATTCACATTTATACAGAGAAAAATTGGAACATGACACTTCCTGGATTTGGCGGTGATGAGATTAAAAGCTACAGAAAACAGGTAAGAAGGATCTGAATCTTTGTCGTATCTTTATGTTTTATTCATTGATTGGTTTGTACTCTTTTGAATTTCATATTATTGGCTTGTAATTTGTGATGATTTTGCAGATTACAAGTGATATTCACAAGGAGCGTCTATCAGCTGTAAGTTTTGGTCTCTTTTATTCCTCTTCATATTTTTGTGGTTGTGTTGTATCTATTGGTTGTTCCTTGTGATTGCACAATCCTGCAAGGATGAAGACGTGTTGGTAGACTTTTTCAACACGTTATTATTCTGAtatgttctttattttcttgacttatttttgttactaTTGCTAATGTGATGGTGGtgattattttgatttcatttggcAAAATTTGACAGATAAAGAAATCAGTGGCAGCAACTGAGGCGGCACATGCTAAGGGCGCTGGCCAGGCTTCTGGTAGTGCAAAGGGTAATCAGGCAAAGACACCTATGAATATCATTGGCTCCCCAAACCTAAAAAGTTCATAGGATGCCCGCATTGTTTATGCTTTACACAGTAATGGAGGAAGCACTTTGGTGAAGGTAATTGAACTTTGTTATAAATCAAACAGGTATTCCTGTTTGAAATCTTGCATCGTGAACAAAAATAGCACACACGTCATTTCACAGTTCAGAAATTGAATTCAACTTTAAAGTAGTTTCACACTTAGCACCAAATTGTTGCATGCAGTGATTCGTTTAGTTTTTTGACCCTGATTAACTTTTAACCAGGCAAGATGATAGAAATTCACAATTTCTATTAACTTTTAACTAGGCAATTCTGTTAGCAATTTTACATTCTGAACAAAAAATGGGATCTATATCTGTCATTCACTGTTAAGAAATTAATGCCTAGAAATGCTTTAAGCTTTGAAGTAGTATCACACTTAGCATCTAATTGTTGCATGGAGTcatgcgtttttttttttgacccTGATTCCTGTGGAAGACGATAGGAATTTCACAACTTCCATTAACTTTGTCTTTGTAGAAGGAAATCAAAAGCATGTTTAATCTTGATCCtgataaacatttaaaattgcTTGTCATGGTCTCATGATGTTTTAACACCTGATTGGTGGTATTGTTAGCATATGTTAAACTCAGATGTCAATTCTGCAACTGACCTGCCAAAGCCCACCTTTTTTAAGTCAAACTTGTTCGATTGAACCTAATATTAAGAGTCTGTTCGACCGCTTGTATTTGAATTCATCATCCGGAGTTCTAAACACGCACTCAATTCTTTCCTGGTTAAGCTTCTTGTTATTTTCCTTCTTTGTCTGCTTGACGTTATTCTCTCTTTGCACAAGAATGATTTTCCATCTGTTGTGCCTGTCTATTGTTGTTAGGAAGATCAGGGTTCTTTTCAGGCTCTTCCTGAGCTTTCCATGTGCACCTAGCTTAACCTGAGCAATGCAGAATAGCAGATAAAGGGAGTCAAGATTCATATAAATCATCTTACATCTGAAGCTCGAATCATTGCAGAATACCAGATAAAGGGAGCAGAATTGGCTTCAGCGACTACAATTCTTTTGTACTGATAACAGTAAGAAAGCCATTGGTTGGGTCCGCtggaatgtttttttttttattccgaTGAACTTTCTAATTTAGAAGCAAACAgtatcctatatatatatatatatatatatatatatatatatatatgcaatcACTTTAACTTTAAGGGAAGTTTTCCTACACCCGCTGAAATTCCTTAGCGTTGTGGCTTAACGATTTTGGttgattcatttttatttcccGCAGCCATTTTCAAAGCTGTTGAGAAATACACGTCTTTCTGCAGTAATTTTGACAGTGTCTGTGTATATAAACATAATACACATTTATCTACTAAATTTATACAAAGTATGTTTATTATATATCCAACTGTTGAAAGagaatgaaataattattgttttgtatattttaaaagtatacaTTGTAACAAGCTTCAAACatgttttattgatataattgcATTTTGAACCATAATTTATGTGAAGGTAATTGAAAATTgagtagtttttatttttcagtagcATAATGCTAATATTCAATCTATTGAACATACACCGAGTAATTTGTTCtcactttatatattatatatttcaatttagaGGATCTTCTTTTGTCAgcagataaataaaatatttatcataaaatcaAATCCTCTTGTAACAGtttttttgaataatattttagatattatttcaatttcaaattaatgcactaagaatgaaaataaattttgatatctgaagttgaaaataattttgtaaaagaaattgatcGGATTTGAAAACAAAAGTTTCTTAGGGTcattaaataatgaatatatcaTAGGTCTTACTCctagtaattttatatatattgattattcAGACTTTGATAATGATCTGATTTTGTAAGGTGGGGCCTTAGCGTCTTTATTGCATcagtttcattttcttattctacgttttttttttcttctcctttgatGTTTTGACGTCGAACACCATAGACTAATATATACTATATTAGTTACACCTACTCATCTTCATTATcagttttaatgtttatttataattatttacagttttattattttacataaaattcGTTATTAATGTCaggtattattataaattatgatatttcattataatcgttgatattataaattatatctgTAAAACGTGCTTtctttttgtgatatttttctttttagtagaTTTCGTGTCATCCTCTATTGCACATTGAGATCTTAAGCCTATTCTTATTATGCATAAGATTATAGGATTGtctattactatttatttaatgGATAACTTGTAGAAGATAGCATTTCTGAAAGTGACTGCTTTTATTAAATGAAGGCTATACTTAAAGTTTCCACAGGAAAACAACTATGTGCACGTGTGAGAATAAAACACGGCAATGCTGATTTCAAAATAAACCATAAGCTTTAGATAATATTGAATTAGGCATATACAGTAAAATAATCCTTAACTATTTAAACGATAGATTAAAGAATAACCAAAAATAGATGTTCTTACTTTTATTGGTGttctatatatgtataattagaataaaagtTTTATCTAAAAGTAATGGTCTGCATTAAGTTTTTGTGATATTTGCTGGGTAAATTTGGATCAGTGAAACTCTAATTTTGactttataaagttaaatacttcaaaaataaaattaaatatgctttAAAAGTTCAGTTGAAGATTGTTTAAATACTTGAGAGGGAAGTTCCTTATTACacaagtaaaaattaaaatataagtctCACTTGTAAATGCTTTAAAAATgaagacaattttttatattgaaaatatttaatgggaaataattacttttctcaagaaaaaaaaatgtaaaatgagaTGGTGTATATATCTAAATGTATGTTACGTCATCTGCTATTATCTTCCACTCTTAATGTCTGTGACGTGAATgacaattaaaacattttacttaGTATAATTATTGCATATGTGAACCACATATTGTTCTTCAGTAGGTATATATAGTTCATTACTTTTAGGATTTTCGGTTTTTCAAGTCAATCTACTCAAACTTATAGGTAGAAAATTCTTggtgttattatttataaaacttataattCTATTATCATCAATGATCCCTTCTCAGCCATTTCAGTTAGCTGAACTAAACATTAATGATAAGTTGTTCTGCATTAACCTTTCGTTACATCCATAATGATCTTAATACTTCAAATTCTATCAGATCAAAGGGCCACTTTGTCCTACTTTGCTGACACATACACCATAAAGGGTTTTATGTCTTTCACagaatttataacttaaaagtTTTAAACCAGTAACTCAAAAGtagggaaaaggaaaaagaaaaaaatgccCTAAAACATGAAAGTCAAAACCAAGACCTTCCCATTTAATGAAGCAGATAAACCAACTCTTTCCCCTTTTAAATTTGTGTCATACTCCTTTGTGCACTTCACAATTACCTAATTTCTTGAAGGTTCCATTTCAACCCCCACATAAAAACTGTACCCACTCCAACAACACCTCTCTCATTTTatctatacatatatatattccttCACCCCAAAGATATCATTACATTGGAATTCTAAGAGGGATCTTGTACAATCAAGAAGCTCAAAAACCAACTAAGGGTGCATAAATTGTCATGGCNTGTGGGTGTTCATCAACAGCAGTGGCAGAAAAGATTTCATGGAACTGTGCAGTGTTTGTGGCAATAATGCTGGTGTTCAGTAGCTGCGAGTCAAATACAAGAGGTTTCACGAATCAGATGTTTGAGGAGTGTGTCAACAACAGCAATTACAAGGTGTGTGATGAGATTTACGTGGTTCGTGAGGGAGAGACCCTTCAAACGATCAGTGAAAAATGTGGGGATCCTTATATTGTTGAAGAAAACCCTCATATCCATGACCCTGACGATGTTTTCCCTGGCCTAGTTATCAAGATTANCCCCTTCAACTATAGACCATAAAATGTTCCATTGTTCCACAGTTTTTTCAACCTCAGATTCTGCTGTCAGAAATTAAGGTTGCAGCTAAAACTTTGTCGTGGAAAAACATTCTTATAATGTGACCTTTTACGGTCTTAATTTCCGTGTCAATGGATGCATAATACATGAAGTCAAAGTGGGTGAGTTTCAATTTTTCTGAATATGGGATAACATATTGTAATGAAGTTTTTGTATAAGATGTATTTTAGCTTAAAATAGATGAGAGAAATGAGAGGATGTGTTATACAAATATCAAACGTTATGCTTGGGacgttgataaaaaaaaagaaagaaatggatTCCAATTAGTTCAATTTTCATTATGTATTTTcgacaaatataatatttcatactatataataattagattttattaagtatatttattttctcttgtttaatttaattattagtgttaaatatcaattattataattgatattataataattgatattaaattagtAGAGTTTATTCCCTTTAAACTCTTTTTAattaggttatcaatttgtattgTAATCCAATGATGGTCAAATCaattcatccaaaataattttctatatgATATTGGAacaggttttctgatccttttctactctGTCTTTGTTGTCGCCGGTGACTTATGACTGCCGCCACCGGCGGCCCCcctaaaagtctctttttcatCTGATGTCTTTTATCTTCTACTTGTTCATGGATGGTTTGGTCATAAACTTTTTGCCATTCACGATCCTTCgtgtttttttatcttcttcaacacaggatgatcatttttttttatcttcttcaacaTAGGAAGTCGatccttcctttctttttgccTTCCATGGCCAACGACAACTCTTCATCTATTAGCAACCCTCACGAGCCATCAAAACCATTCACTTGCATCACCCTTAGCAGTATCACCAAGCTTCTACCCTCAAATTACCTCACTTAAACTTCAAGTTGAAGTTCTTCTTGATGGCTATGATCTTCTCAAATATCCAGATGGATCATTCCCTGCGCCGCCGATGACGATCTCCACCATCGTTGTACCTCCAACTCCAAATCATGCTTATCAAACCTGCATCGACAGAACCGTCTTATATATGGTGCTCTTCTCACCACTCTCTCCCCTGAAGTGGCATCCCTGGTGTCTCAAACAACGACATCACATGATCTTTGGACTCTTCTCTAGTGCACCTATGCTAAGGCATCTGGTAGCCACCTTAAGCAGTTAAAGGAACGTCTCCACACGGTGTCCAAAGATGCAGATTGGGCGTTCCTCAACTGAAGCAGAACACAAAACCTTTCTGCTTCATCCTTGTTTTGACTCATTACTGTCCAAGTTGCTTCTCTCTTTCAGATCGTCCAACTTGCGGGaggatatcaattataataattagttttaaattggaataattagcATTTATTAGCTAATTATTGTATATTcactttccctttatttaatttaattattagtgttaaatattaattattataattgatattataataattgatattaaattggtggagtttattccctttttaactttttttttatcaatttgtatatttatattattgtaatcCAATGATCAAATCAATTCATCCAACGTACTTCTTTATACATACAACTATTATGCAATCATGGTGGTATGAAAATTAGTGGTTGTTAACAAGATTACTTtcctctattctttttttttttttaaactcttgCAAATTAGGTGAAGTTAGAATTCCAATCTAGATTAATGATCTGTGTTCTTTGATCCTActataatttaacattaaaaacttCGAATTTTTCCCGCTAGACATCCCAACGTTAATTATCTTTCAATATGGTAACTACGAAACTTTACAATAAAATAAGGGCAGctaaaagtttttctttttccttgacCGGAAGGATTAGTATAATTGGTATTAACTTTAGATAAAGTGATCCCacccaacaattaatattattaaattttctgGTCTTGTATaatttgtcttttgtttttcacaaacatagaaattaatgacaataataaaaaCCACACATTTCTGGTTGATGTTGTATACAGAATAAACCTATCTTATTGTCAGTATatgcttttaaaatttgagttacTTAAGTTTTTCCTTTCTCGTGGTCGGATATATTAAATAGAGACTTCAATGTGTTTTTATCTGTTATTCTCACCCTTACACTCTAAGTTCATCCCTTCCGACCCGTCAAATTGGTTTTCTAAATaaactcttatttttaaaagaaaaaagaaaatccaaatatatcCAATGTCTCATTCAttgttaaatttagaatttgacACTAGAACACTTGAATTTTGACTTTCGTTTTTTCTCATTATGTTGCAAAATCAGTATGAActagatatataattttttatactcttTAAATATGGAGATCGggataaagataaatttttaatttatggatGAGGATGTGTGAAAGTCACACATATGAGAATTCTGATGGTATCGGAgagggtaattttcgaagagtaaaaCGCAAcggaattaaaacacagagagcggaaagcgtgttcgatcacaattaaaattaatttggtctttttagcaaaaataattttctttcggaaaattaatcaaacagttggtatgcgttaaataaaatgagtgtagggaatagaaaaatcacacgagtatttttatactggttcgattcaacagaatctacatctagtcgttaatcactacaaatagtgattaacagttccactaaaaatggtttaacagattacaatcaaatgaacaggaaaagaacgaaaagaaccactctaccaacttgaagagaaccgcttcggcaatcgaccaacgattcgcgagcttcttctttcacaagaccaggcagagtaccttgctaacttgaagagagtctgctccaactatcgacacacgatacgcgagcctctcctttcacaagaccaagcaagggagcaatgaacaaaaagctctctaagaacgttcctctgacacacaatgttctaagctttctcagttcaaaaaaaatgttaagttcTGAGTTCTCCAAAACCtcatatatagccaagtacacagaatgccaaaggtcagctcccaactgccatgaataatcgattattgtaagtgataNNNNNNNNNNNNNNNNNNNNNNNNNNNNNNNNNNNNNNNNNNNNNNNNNNNNNNNNNNNNNNNNNNNNNNNNNNNNNNNNNNNNNNNNNNNNNNNNNNNNNNNNNNNNNNNNNNNNNNNNNNNNNNNNNNNNNNNNNNNNNNNNNNNNNNNNNNNNNNNNNNNNNNNNNNNNNNNNNNNNNNNNNNNNNNNNNNNNNNNNNNNNNNNNNNNNNNNNNNNNNNNNNNNNNNNNNNNNNNNNNNNNNNNNNNNNNNNNNNNNNNNNNNNNNNNNNNNNNNNNNNNNNNNNNNNNNNNNNNNNNNNNNNNNNNNNNNNNNNNNNNNNNNNNNNNNNNNNNNNNNNNNNNNNNNNNNNNNNNNNNNNNNNNNNNNNNNNNNNNNNNNNNNNNNNNNNNNNNNNNNNNNNNNNNNNNNNNNNNNNNNNNNNNNNNNNNNNNNNNNNNNNNatcataagcaaaaagaataaagtaaaaatctcccccttaatatgagttCCCCctcaaaaagataatatatgcataaaagctcattatattaagaacaaaaataaattacaagaaatttataaagatttaaagacaaaatgccacaaagaaagcaatcaatcttagggacaaaaaaaaactaaaattcaggactaggggatctttcggtaggtgggatattgagatgatCCTCAATGTTATGTAGTCGAACATCAatctcaagaaattgatcaactaagtactcatcaagagattgctgccactcatgtacttcatcaaaatgtgtcttctgtgctagactcatatcctccaattgtttagataatcttgcaaaatgttcttccatagaagttgaggaagaggagggtatgttggaaggTCCAACATTAGATGGAGCTGCAACACTCACTGGGTCAaccatatgagtgtccatgttgtcatcttcatcatcatcaggatggtcatcatctttgtgaataaggactcttcctctggtaatgaatcccattTGACGAAAGGTAGTGtctccaatttctgatcccACAGCTTCAATAGTTTGAacgagttctccttcaacaggaacacctttgtattctaaaatcctagaaataagaagagcataaggaaattgatataaatgggatttcttggcttttaccattgtgtcagcaatgagagcaggccagtcgatgtgtatgtgatttagaatcccatacaagagaagtaaatcctgctcagagcattgagcatggttggttgctctaggacatagaatccaaacaatcaagtagtggatcatcctttcttcaaccttgaaacctccaaccaatag
This genomic interval from Vigna radiata var. radiata cultivar VC1973A chromosome 8, Vradiata_ver6, whole genome shotgun sequence contains the following:
- the LOC106771617 gene encoding uncharacterized protein LOC106771617, which produces MACGCSSTAVAEKISWNCAVFVAIMLVFSSCESNTRGFTNQMFEECVNNSNYKVCDEIYVVREGETLQTISEKCGDPYIVEENPHIHDPDDVFPGLVIKIXPFNYRP